Below is a window of Solanum stenotomum isolate F172 chromosome 7, ASM1918654v1, whole genome shotgun sequence DNA.
tatatctgaaCATTGATTGAAATTATTGTAATAATACCGAACTTTGGAAATGATCTTacatagtgtattttaaagatatatatgtgcccacgtggatatcataaatattgcataattataaatagtaacgtaTGTGTCCACATGgaacatatatacctttaaaatacactattaagtagtgcagggggtaaacgGTCCTCCAtgaagtttggtatcgtaacaacaatttcgatcaaagttaaagtatttttcaaacttttttccCTAAATAATATATTGAGACTTCAGAAAAGCTTTAACTCGATAGGTATGCAATCTTGCCCGATTCTTTCACATTGAAGCACAATTTTCTCATGTACATTTCAAACTATTAATTCGATCTTGCACATGTTCTCCTACTAATTGTAATACATGCATGGACATATTGTTaggaaaaattatgaaatataatCGAAGAAAAAGATAACTTTGAGGCATTATGAATCAACTTTCCTTAAAAAGATAATACTCGTATATATATTGGAGAAAATACAAGCAATTATCTTCTAGATACAACAAAATTTTTGTATATATCTGTAAATTCAGAATATGATGGTCAAACTAACTAATATTGATAtgaattcaaacataaaatcttcaatattttaaaataaaactttacataattagatactatataaaatatattttaaatcacaataattaacaatttgaaatattttaaagataaaaaaaatatcttttgattGTCCAAATAGGACAATGTGCCTCtatcaaatgaaaagaaaactTATACTGCTGTTTTAAATGGATGTGGCTGGTTGGTCCACTTCATAAAAAAACAGTGGATAATATTAGATGACATGACACGTGGCTGAATACAATTGGCTCACAAGTGATAAGGAGCGATCCAAATAATCCATGTTGAGGTGTGGTTATGCTTTTTTCAACTAAAGATTATTGTTCATCCCAATTATATGTATGTTGTGTATGAATAAACTGAGTTGATAATAGCCCCATATCTTATTTGATATCAACAAAGAAGTTGAAGTTGTGATCATTCTCTCTCAGTAATACAGAAATGGCAACCATCACTGCTTGCACCACAACTTCTTCTGTGGCACGTGCCGCCCTCGTGCAAAGGGGATCTGTATCCCGCACCTCAGCTGTTCTTGGTACGTTCATTTTCTAGtttaatttcatgaattttgaaaTATGATAGCATTAGTTCGTCGCAATTCTCAATTTCGAAAGTAAATTCATTCCTAATTAGCATGTCTATCATTCATCCGTTAGGGTTAGAGAACGGTTTTGAGTTCATACATTGGTTTGGAGAGATATTATTGGTCTCTTTTATATAGTTGTCGATAATTTTTCCTAGGAACCTTTGAATTTAAATGAAGTCCAAAGTCCATAAGCACATGTTCATCTTACATACGTATAAAACACACACACCTAAAaattactctattttatttcaactcatgtgacattttttattttttgatattcaaattttgtaaactttgatcaataatttaaaatgtatcTTTTTTACATTGAAAGAATTgcaaattatagtacttttagtATAAACTTTGAATAGATAAATTTTGAGCCATTTGATTCAGTATAGCTTCAAAGattaatcaaattgattctcAGGAAACACGAAGCGCCACATAGATTAGGACAAAGTTAGAAAATAGTATATATACCAAGTCAGAACTACTTTGAACCTCATAGCTTCAAAGATTAGTCAATTTGATTCCCAGAAAACAAAATgagccacataaattgggacagagttagaaaatagtataaatatcaagttaggactagtttgaaccCATTAAGTTTAAATACTGAATCCGTCTTTATTCAGGATTACCATCCATGAACAAGGGTGGAAAAGTGAAATGCTCAATGGAAGGAAAGCCAAAGGGTGAATCAAAGTTGGGAATGGGAGAATCATTGATGGCAGCAGCAGTAGCAGCAAGCATGTCAAACCCAGTAGCAATGGCTTTGGTTGATGAAAGAATGAGCACTGAAGGAACAGGGCTACCATTTGGACTCAGCAACAATCTTCTTGGTTGGATCCTTTTTGGtgtatttggtttgatttggtctCTCTACACTGTCTACACTTCTGgaattgatgatgatgaagaatcTGGACTCTCTCTTTAAACTTTGTGTATTATTATGTGATACTATAATCAACTTTAACTACTTCTTTTGATGTTGTATCTCTTAGACTCTTCAATTGAAGTATTGTATTTTTCCTTCTCCTCTTTCAATAATCCTTCAATTTGTGATGCATTAAACATTGAACAAAATTAGTGATGTttagaaagggaaaaaagaaatatgagGTTATTGTTTACTCTATAAGTATATGTAGTCGAACAAATAATAATGTGATAAGAGTATCGCCCAATAAGGACTTGTgattaattatttactaaattaaACTTATAATATTAATCAAGATGTAAACCAGGTTCGTCTAGATGCCTAGTAAAGAACGAGCTGATGGGAAAGAGCTAGAGATCATGAAACACATTTCTGCACAAGGAGGCAGGCGACCAGGAAGCTTTGCTTCTAGAATGCCGATTACATCGAAACAGATGTCATATAGGTTGATTCTAATTCTTGCTGCCCGCTCGATTCCAAAGAATAAAGGGAGGGCTTGACCACAATTTCCCAAGTAAGAGATAGAATCTCACTAAATGGAAGGAAAGGGAGGGCTTCTATCCATTGTGATTTGCTTTCTTGGTATGGAGAGATCTCTGCCATAAAAGAGAGAGCTTCTAAGCCTTATTCTGCAGATAAAAAAGCGACGTAATTCCCCATTCATCCGAAATAGTATTTTAGTAAAGAAGAGAGGAGCTCAACGCTAGGATGATAAATAACTTAACACCTCTCATTCTTATTACTTTTTCAGTTATAATTATGAaccaactaaaataaaaataaaatcaataatgaaCTGTAACAAACAAGTAGTGGATTTTATGTTATCAATGAGATGAATGTTAGGGACGCTCCGGTTGGTTCACCAATCCTATTGAGTTCTCAAACTGTCTCTTCAGAATTGATTTGCTAATTATATATTGCTAATTAATCTGATTAGATTTACTCGTAGTATTCTCCTAAACTATTACTTGTCTATTCAAAATATATTGTCACACTtgtatttttatgaaattaatttattaagaacgcattgagtttacgatatttaattgaacaaaataacTAGATATATCTTTATCTTAGCCATAAATTTAACGAAATTAGATCAAGTCTTCTTTAATTCTTCTCTAGTCTAAGAATAATCTCTCTCAAGCATGTCTCAAGTAGTTGATAGAACCTAAATGTTTGTCAAACAATCAAGCAATTGtgcacaaaattaaagaaacaatCACAATTGATAATTCATATTAAGATTGAAAATAATTGTCAAACGTCAATATTCATGGTTTATCAGATTTTCAGAATGTGAAGTTTAGCTCCACATaaacatgaaagaaaaataataaatcatccaaaagaaaatatataaaaaataatatgaagatCAACAAAAGGCAACCGATTAAACTCCGACCTCCACAATGCTCCTACCTTTCTCTAACTGTGCAGAGTATGTATCTAAAAGATCATTTGGTAATTAAGGTGTACAAGAATGACATTAAATAgaatgtattagtaatgcttgcattgaTTTTACATAACTATTTCTTATATATGatttgatgtattaaaaatagtatgcattgcataaaaatatttatttacaaagataccctcCACAATTATGGTGAAAAATTATATAGATCTTTAcgtgtatgaaaaaataaaaagtactgatgattaatgatttgataaAAAGATCAATTAAcattgaaaaattaattatatcaacaaacaaatgttagataaaaaaatatgtaaaagatgaaattgatcGGACATCAAGACTTTTTCAAAAACgaattataaatttatagtCTTTGAGAATTGAGATATGTAATaatatctaataatttttttatgaaacattctttaaaaaatgtacCGTagtttttatcataatttacttattttttttaataatttaatattgaaATGGATGTTCTAAGCTTAATGAGGTTATTTATAACTATGTGAAGCACACATATATTGCCTAGTTAGTCAATAATTCTATAGTTTGTTCAATTTgcttaacaacaaaaaaatatttgaataaagtaTTAATTcccaattaaatataattatatatttgcaCTACAAATTTTAGAACTTCTTATTAATCTTCCCTTGCTTATCCTTTTTATTCTTTATCTTATTAAGTACGTTATTTTATAATTGTCATTGATATTCGtaacattttcaattttttagatAGAgtacttttttcaattttttgtattaacaaaaattgttttaaatattaGTTGCATTGATAATGAATgtgaaaaaagatatatttaaatttgtgtttgaaatataaaaaattatagggTGAAATTCTTCTATTTCAACGTTATAGGATCACTGACCTGGCGGTGGTCCGTccagtcatagatcaagcaagtcaatattcctagaggtagtccaactacataagaatcgaaatatacaagaattttaacatagtttctcagactgcatggtttaattattttatccaagcaaagggcctgtcaagaagcaaatacatatttttattaagcccatgtgtctgatagttctaaccgggtatgagACGTcctacttatcaaactcaatttcggGCTAAAAACACGGCTCATCAGACAGAGTCataaagacaaagccaataaaagtagtacAAGATTTgactgtacctcaatctcagaaccaagtcgagaagccatactaaaattcttctatatttaaataaagcttagatccgttcatggtctatataaaagagaagttagttatccggcatagatataattttttaaccggacatagtcacggcttaactaaaaaaaaaaactgaaaataaaaggaagtacCTTGTAGCAAACAGCACACTTTACTATTCCTCCGGCCAAAGTCCGGTAAACttacaatacttgaaaatatttcacAAGTGGGGAGAGAGAAAGTAGAAAGAAGGAgagagggtttctaaaacctactctcaattaaagaaaaacagacctatttatagaaaaagaaaagcatCTTTGTACAGGATACTGGGCCCCTATCTGGGTCTTGGTAACATTGTATTTACTAATGGTGAACAGTGTTGCTATAGTAGCGCGGGCCCGCTACCGACGCGCATAAGCTTTACActttgtcctttaattttgccaaaaaatcttCAGCTTTCTTCGGTGCATCCACTggactttcttcttcatattgttGGGCTTCGTGCATATCTTCACTTATTTCACTACGCATTGATGAATCTGATTTTGCgtaatgacttatatttagaagaatcttcttctttacttcttctagatatctcataatcatttcattttgcTCTCCTTCATCATGATTAAAAAATTTTCTAGCCATATgtttttgtcacaccccgagcctacaccctgggcgggactggcactcgaagaccattgctggcctcaagcgaacccttggcctggcttactaactcagcggaataatatatgcatatttataaaGATTAATAGCACACTACTCAACTTAACTaatgaaataacttagaatgtttaatagtcaacattcaacttggccaaaatggcaactcaagtcttaacaataagaaatgatattgaaaaaaactcaaaagactaacatctgactgtctatgaagcctctaataacaactgagatggatgttgggacagactcCACAACATcataatgaactaaactagaaagcaatgaaagggatcctccggaaagcaaggaggctcacctaCAGACTCTggactgctcactggatcaacgatgcgccggaattaggggtgcgcatcggtcggttcggtttggttttaggtgttattggttcggtttatcggttttcggtttgtaaatacttcaaaccgataatcaaaccaataacatatttcttatcggtttttggttaatcggtttatggtacttaacggttcggttttcggtttaaccaataagaaaatactcatatatattatatacacgataaaaaaattttcaaataaaccatatgatttttccagcatttggcatgaaagtaataatcataaaagtaacaatcatttttcttgcaagtttagacactagacacattcaaagg
It encodes the following:
- the LOC125870339 gene encoding photosystem II reaction center W protein, chloroplastic-like, which codes for MATITACTTTSSVARAALVQRGSVSRTSAVLGLPSMNKGGKVKCSMEGKPKGESKLGMGESLMAAAVAASMSNPVAMALVDERMSTEGTGLPFGLSNNLLGWILFGVFGLIWSLYTVYTSGIDDDEESGLSL